Proteins from a genomic interval of Colletotrichum higginsianum IMI 349063 chromosome 6, whole genome shotgun sequence:
- a CDS encoding Kinesin-like protein, which translates to MRGPSSNVQLEQDDSYLPEVWVKTTKPIPSAGPEAVANMYVMRQAWYAIGVFVILLRYAVRLRTVGIHGLRGDDYLALPYLVLYSIDMYVVQITYYTGGNIDITADMVPKLSDHDVEILELGSKLEFLSWYSYPGCIWVLKFTVLFFYKRLTMGLFRRRAMIGLFWLCGLSYIGLCMTVTLSCVPYFGFSDNWRIRPLPGPECTFRPQNFWVLLWLNILTDAALLTIPIPILWHLRVSLKRKIGVAILLSSGVFVISTAVVRAVTTLGGSPSIININRWGFRETAVGLITVTLPVLSPLATRAFWRRGPYIRDYYDRIRGPREQNHARFGNWLGTVVLRYVDEEDGTIPRRSSATKQLEEEGHGGEQASPAESIGKGGSEIYEMVTKSVGTSTMTMDGIEEA; encoded by the exons ATGCGGGGACCAAGCTCAAATGTCCAGTTGGAGCAAGATGACTCTTATCTACCCGAAGTCTGGGTAAAAACCACAAAGCCAATTCCATCCGCGGGACCAGAGGCCGTAGCTAACATGTACGTGATGCGCCAGGCTTGGTATGCCATCGGCGTCTTCGTAATACTTCTTCGATACGCGGTGCGACTCCGAACCGTTGGCATCCATGGGCTCCGCGGCGATGATTACCTTGCTTTGCCT TACCTCGTGCTATACAGCATCGACATGTACGTCGTACAA ATCACGTATTACACAGGCGGGAACATCGATATCACCGCCGACATGGTACCGAAGTTGTCAGACCACGACGTCGAAATTCTTGAACTCGGTTCGAAGCTCGAGTTTCTCTCCTGGTACTCGTACCCAGGCTGCATCT GGGTTTTGAAGTTCACGGTATTGTTCTTTTACAAGCGTCTGACGATGGGGTTATTCCGGAGGCGAGCCATGATTGGGCTCTTTTGGTTGTGCGGCCTGTCGTACATCGGCTTGTGCATGACGGTGACGCTCAGCTGTGTTCCGTAT TTTGGATTTTCCGATAACTGGCGAATCCGGCCATTGCCAGGCCCCGAATGCACGTTCCGACCGCAGAACTTCTGGGTACTGCTATGGCTCAACATTCTCACCGACGCGGCGCTCCTCACCATCCCCATACCGATCCTGTGGCACCTCCGAGTATCCCTGAAGCGGAAAATTGGCGTCGCCATCCTGCTATCGTCGGGCGTATTCGTCATATCGACGGCGGTCGTGCGAGCAGTAACGACGCTGGGTGGCTCgccatccatcatcaacatcaaccgATGGGGGTTTCGCGAAACTGCCGTGGGTCTCATAACCGTCACCCTGCCTGTATTGAGCCCCCTGGCCACCAGAGCGTTCTGGCGCCGAGGCCCGTACATTCGGGACTACTACGACCGAATCCGGGGCCCTCGGGAGCAAAACCATGCGCGGTTCGGCAACTGGCTCGGCACTGTAGTCCTGAGgtacgtcgacgaggaggacggcacAATCCCTAGGCGTTCCAGCGCAACGAAGCAactggaagaggagggacaCGGGGGAGAACAggcctcgccggccgagTCGATTGGAAAGGGCGGCTCGGAAATCTACGAAATGGTGACGAAGAGCGTCGGGACGAGCACGATGACTATGGACGGGATCGAGGAGGCATGA